From a region of the Methanolinea sp. genome:
- a CDS encoding flavodoxin family protein: MEDPGEVLEQREVRGREGSYTMVLTRRDLSALYPGMRLYTLRLLLGDRTLALFRTNTYEYSPTDPLDAESVARREADKWEDLLSRDPEAFFAVHLEQVREPIDSRKNDVLIIQGSPRADGNCSIMAGWVAAAAEEAGSSVEVVFPHDLWIRGCTGCYQCYNTGFCTFHDDMEGIIASLRHARLLVICTPVYTSTVPGELKLMIDRFQAFHAEMFLAGRFVQRTGLVCAVAGRTGKDNFTCVTRVIHDFMKNLHITPRAPVLADGIDRLRDVRKVPGLEGQIRAAVAEELVGGGSRRHGC, translated from the coding sequence ATGGAGGATCCCGGGGAAGTCCTCGAACAACGGGAGGTGAGGGGTCGTGAAGGATCCTACACCATGGTCCTGACCCGCCGCGACCTCTCCGCCCTTTACCCGGGAATGCGCCTGTACACGCTCCGGCTCCTCCTCGGTGACCGGACCCTCGCCCTCTTCCGGACCAATACCTACGAATATTCTCCAACGGATCCCCTCGATGCCGAATCGGTTGCCCGCAGGGAGGCAGACAAGTGGGAAGACCTGCTCTCCCGCGATCCGGAGGCGTTTTTTGCTGTCCACCTTGAGCAGGTGAGAGAGCCGATTGACTCCCGGAAAAACGATGTGCTCATCATCCAGGGGAGCCCGCGGGCAGATGGCAACTGCAGCATCATGGCAGGCTGGGTTGCTGCCGCGGCAGAGGAGGCGGGAAGCTCTGTGGAAGTGGTATTCCCCCACGATCTCTGGATAAGGGGCTGCACCGGGTGCTACCAGTGCTACAATACCGGTTTTTGCACTTTTCACGATGACATGGAAGGGATCATCGCCTCCCTCCGCCACGCCCGTCTCCTCGTGATCTGCACGCCGGTATATACCAGCACGGTCCCTGGAGAGCTGAAGCTCATGATAGACCGGTTCCAGGCCTTCCATGCCGAGATGTTCCTGGCAGGCAGGTTTGTCCAGAGAACGGGTTTGGTGTGTGCAGTTGCCGGGCGGACCGGGAAAGATAATTTCACCTGCGTCACCCGCGTGATCCATGATTTCATGAAAAACCTGCATATCACCCCGAGAGCCCCTGTCCTGGCCGACGGGATCGACCGCCTGCGGGATGTCCGGAAGGTGCCGGGGCTGGAAGGGCAGATCCGTGCAGCGGTCGCTGAAGAACTCGTGGGTGGAGGCTCCAGACGGCATGGCTGCTGA
- a CDS encoding HlyC/CorC family transporter, protein MAAEPLTGLLVIGILIGLNAFFSLAHSVFIASKRMRLELLAGKGNQGAATALELLDDPNMFLSTIQVATTFIWILTGAYSGIALGGYLAPSIGAVPALAPYATVISVALVIVATTFLSLLFGELVPKRIGLDNPEYIASRVARPLRAISVAVLPFVRILTATTEGILKASGRKRPEPAGISEEEIWQILSEGARAGVIEKEEEAMVNAIFRLGDRKVLSLMTPRPDIIGIDLDLPVNSSIKTILSSNHSFLPVYRGELDTLSGVIWVRDLWAQMIEGGSADIALILREPIFIAETAPALQLMELLKTSPTPIALAIDEFGVITGIITVHDIMKAIIGDIGISGISHDRELIRRENGSFLIDGLYPLDEVKDFIGISMLPGEQEGLYHTLAGFVMTELGRIPDTGDVVEWNNYRFEVVDMDGNRVDKILVTPRSSVKQPEAGSTDGV, encoded by the coding sequence ATGGCTGCTGAACCGCTCACCGGACTGCTCGTCATCGGCATACTCATCGGACTGAATGCCTTCTTCTCCCTGGCACACTCGGTGTTCATCGCTTCAAAACGGATGCGGCTGGAGCTGCTCGCCGGTAAAGGAAATCAGGGAGCGGCAACCGCCCTCGAGCTCCTTGACGACCCGAATATGTTCCTTTCCACTATCCAGGTTGCAACCACCTTTATCTGGATTCTTACCGGGGCATACAGCGGGATTGCCCTGGGAGGTTACCTCGCTCCCTCCATCGGAGCGGTTCCTGCGCTGGCGCCGTATGCAACCGTCATCAGTGTTGCCTTAGTTATCGTCGCGACAACCTTCCTCTCCCTGCTATTCGGGGAGCTGGTTCCGAAGAGAATCGGTCTTGACAATCCCGAGTATATCGCATCGCGGGTGGCCCGTCCTCTCCGGGCGATATCGGTTGCTGTACTGCCGTTTGTCCGGATACTTACCGCTACCACCGAGGGGATCCTAAAGGCGTCTGGGAGGAAGAGACCTGAGCCGGCAGGGATCTCTGAAGAAGAGATATGGCAGATACTGTCCGAAGGGGCCAGGGCAGGGGTAATCGAGAAAGAGGAGGAGGCCATGGTCAATGCCATCTTCCGGCTCGGTGACCGGAAGGTCCTGTCCCTGATGACACCCCGGCCGGATATCATCGGCATCGATCTCGATTTACCGGTGAATTCATCGATAAAGACCATCCTTTCCAGCAATCACTCGTTCCTTCCCGTGTACCGGGGCGAGCTTGATACGCTTTCCGGGGTCATATGGGTCAGGGATCTCTGGGCCCAGATGATAGAAGGAGGAAGCGCTGATATAGCCCTGATCCTGAGGGAACCGATATTCATAGCCGAGACAGCCCCGGCCCTGCAGCTGATGGAGCTCCTCAAGACCTCGCCGACTCCCATAGCGCTTGCAATCGATGAATTTGGGGTGATAACCGGGATAATCACCGTGCACGATATCATGAAAGCGATCATAGGTGACATCGGAATTTCGGGGATTTCTCATGACCGGGAGCTGATCAGGCGGGAGAACGGATCGTTTCTCATCGACGGTCTATACCCCCTCGATGAGGTGAAGGACTTCATCGGCATATCCATGCTCCCCGGCGAACAGGAAGGGCTCTATCATACGCTCGCAGGATTCGTGATGACGGAGCTTGGGAGGATTCCTGATACCGGGGACGTAGTCGAATGGAATAATTACCGGTTCGAAGTGGTTGACATGGATGGGAACAGGGTTGATAAAATCCTGGTCACACCCCGTTCATCCGTCAAGCAGCCGGAGGCAGGGTCCACGGACGGTGTGTAA
- a CDS encoding uracil-DNA glycosylase, translating into MSLTGEEARVLEQEILACTRCRLASGRKHAVPGEGPATSCILLVGEAPGEQEDRTGRPFAGRAGTVLDSLLASAGLSRNDLFITNVLKCRPPKNRDPRKDEIKACKPYLDRQIGLVCPSVIVPLGRFSAAVVMGQFGIPGKKISEIHGMAFPVDAPHGPVTIFPVYHPAAVTHNPALREQLAADFRHLKEILTDSPPE; encoded by the coding sequence ATGTCCCTGACTGGAGAGGAAGCCCGCGTCCTGGAACAGGAGATCCTCGCCTGCACCCGTTGCCGGCTCGCTTCAGGACGGAAACATGCTGTTCCCGGGGAAGGACCGGCAACTTCCTGCATCCTCCTGGTTGGAGAAGCCCCGGGAGAGCAGGAGGATCGAACCGGGCGACCGTTTGCCGGCCGGGCCGGAACGGTCCTGGACAGTCTCCTGGCCTCAGCCGGTCTTTCCCGGAACGATCTGTTCATAACAAACGTCCTCAAGTGCCGCCCTCCGAAAAACCGTGATCCGAGAAAGGACGAGATAAAGGCATGTAAACCATACCTCGACCGGCAGATTGGCCTTGTGTGCCCGTCCGTTATCGTTCCCCTGGGCAGGTTTTCAGCTGCGGTTGTCATGGGGCAGTTTGGGATCCCTGGAAAAAAGATCAGCGAGATCCATGGCATGGCATTCCCGGTCGATGCTCCACACGGGCCGGTTACCATCTTTCCGGTCTATCATCCGGCAGCAGTCACCCATAATCCTGCCTTGCGGGAGCAGCTTGCAGCAGATTTCAGGCACCTCAAAGAGATCCTAACGGACAGTCCTCCGGAGTGA
- a CDS encoding GntP family permease, producing the protein MITRDVVRLFFIAGELIMIYIMDPLPAFGLTLVAISVVGIRFRISPFFTLVGGALFYGILTGLPPDRIVAVMTAGIGQVFGLFAIIIFSGAVIAKILEEQGQVAEIVSDLRNWLKTPAAISGFSGYLLALPVACSITAFIILEPIVGSLGSGESRRAWLALAAIGSLISFGLVYPTPVTIPLIKSLMAGQSPFIYEVVAVTLSLILLAGIIVFRPGAASALPGEAAPRGGAEPPGEGSSSFHYRAWAPFAAIILAIPLGAALGLSTGSLIQVIMLAGAVTALILAPPPVRVSGLHRGAKHAGLIIFDICGAGALAAVILESGFAGAVLGEISMIAPLLAAPFILAALLQTAQGSRVVTAVISAEVLRGTAVAAALHPIALVLMVIAGTFVFSYVTDPFFWIVKHATGDGYREMITGYTLPVAACGLVIFCAALILQGLLL; encoded by the coding sequence ATGATTACACGCGATGTCGTAAGGCTCTTTTTTATCGCCGGCGAACTGATCATGATCTATATCATGGATCCCCTCCCTGCATTCGGCCTGACCCTCGTTGCCATCTCTGTTGTCGGTATCCGGTTCCGGATTTCCCCGTTCTTCACGCTGGTAGGCGGGGCCCTCTTCTATGGCATCCTCACCGGCCTTCCACCGGATCGGATCGTGGCGGTCATGACAGCGGGTATCGGGCAGGTGTTCGGGCTCTTCGCCATCATCATCTTTTCAGGAGCAGTGATCGCGAAGATACTCGAAGAACAGGGGCAGGTTGCAGAGATTGTGTCAGACCTCAGGAACTGGTTGAAAACCCCGGCAGCTATCTCCGGATTTTCCGGATACCTGCTGGCACTCCCGGTAGCCTGCAGCATCACGGCATTCATTATCCTTGAACCGATTGTCGGGAGCCTCGGAAGTGGCGAGTCGCGCCGGGCATGGCTGGCACTGGCGGCCATCGGGAGCCTCATCTCGTTCGGGCTTGTCTACCCGACACCGGTCACCATCCCGCTCATCAAATCGCTCATGGCAGGGCAATCCCCCTTCATCTATGAAGTGGTAGCAGTCACCCTTTCCCTGATCCTGCTTGCCGGGATCATCGTGTTCAGACCGGGTGCAGCCAGTGCACTGCCCGGAGAGGCCGCGCCCCGTGGCGGGGCTGAACCGCCTGGGGAGGGATCTTCGTCATTCCACTACCGGGCCTGGGCTCCCTTCGCTGCCATAATCCTCGCCATTCCACTTGGAGCAGCACTCGGCCTCTCCACCGGCTCCCTCATACAGGTGATCATGCTTGCCGGCGCGGTGACCGCCCTGATCCTTGCCCCCCCACCTGTCCGGGTATCCGGGCTCCACCGGGGAGCGAAACATGCCGGGCTCATCATCTTTGACATCTGCGGTGCCGGGGCGCTGGCCGCCGTCATCCTCGAGTCGGGGTTTGCCGGGGCTGTACTGGGGGAAATATCCATGATTGCCCCCCTTCTCGCGGCACCATTCATTTTAGCAGCGCTCCTCCAGACCGCCCAGGGCTCGCGGGTGGTAACAGCCGTGATTTCCGCCGAAGTCCTCCGCGGGACGGCTGTGGCGGCAGCCCTGCACCCCATCGCCCTGGTCCTGATGGTTATTGCCGGGACCTTCGTCTTCAGCTACGTGACCGACCCGTTCTTCTGGATTGTGAAACATGCCACCGGCGATGGGTATCGGGAGATGATCACCGGTTATACCCTTCCGGTTGCAGCATGCGGGCTTGTCATCTTCTGTGCTGCCCTTATTCTCCAGGGCCTGCTCCTGTAG
- the tsaA gene encoding tRNA (N6-threonylcarbamoyladenosine(37)-N6)-methyltransferase TrmO, with translation MEIHYTFIGVIHSPFTMQRDTPIQSVYSSAEGTIEVFPEYADGLQELEGFSHLILLYHFHHEGPMRLRIAPYLDHETERGIFSTRHHDRPNRIGLSIVELLSISGTTISVRGIDVLDGTPLLDIKPYVFHFDHRENVRSGWIDRADRERQVPFTPEQLTRKHPPGKDSG, from the coding sequence ATGGAGATCCACTATACTTTTATCGGAGTCATTCATTCTCCGTTTACCATGCAGAGGGACACTCCCATCCAGAGTGTCTATAGCTCTGCAGAAGGCACGATCGAGGTTTTCCCGGAATATGCCGATGGCCTCCAGGAGCTCGAGGGATTCTCCCACCTAATCCTCCTCTACCATTTCCATCACGAAGGGCCGATGCGGCTCCGGATTGCCCCCTATCTTGATCATGAAACCGAACGCGGGATTTTTTCGACCCGTCACCATGACCGTCCGAACAGGATAGGGCTTTCCATTGTCGAGCTACTCTCCATCTCCGGGACTACGATATCGGTACGCGGGATCGATGTCCTCGACGGCACACCCCTGCTTGATATCAAACCGTATGTGTTCCATTTTGACCACCGCGAAAATGTCCGCTCAGGCTGGATCGACCGCGCAGACCGTGAACGCCAGGTGCCATTTACACCAGAGCAGCTCACCCGGAAACATCCTCCCGGAAAGGACAGTGGGTGA
- a CDS encoding cysteine hydrolase, with product MTRSALLIIDMQNDFVREGAPFRVREAEATIGNVREVLEIFRRNRLPVFHVLRVHRSDGSDVELFRKELFRKTPFAVSGTKGAQVISELEPAPGEYIIKKTRMSAFMQTELDLMLRTLSVDTVFVAGIQTPNCIRTTVFDALALNYRAFLVEDAVAAQNEEIHRSNCRDMAAIGVGMLKAADVEELIRPAR from the coding sequence ATGACGAGGTCCGCACTGCTCATTATTGATATGCAGAACGATTTTGTACGGGAAGGGGCTCCATTCCGTGTCAGGGAGGCAGAGGCCACCATAGGCAACGTTCGGGAGGTGCTCGAAATTTTCCGGCGCAACCGCCTCCCGGTATTCCATGTCCTCCGCGTCCATCGCAGCGACGGGTCCGACGTGGAGTTATTTCGGAAAGAGCTTTTCAGGAAGACGCCTTTTGCCGTCAGTGGAACGAAGGGTGCACAGGTAATCAGCGAGCTAGAACCGGCGCCGGGTGAATACATCATCAAAAAGACGAGGATGAGCGCCTTCATGCAGACCGAGCTTGACCTAATGCTCCGGACCCTCTCGGTCGACACGGTTTTTGTCGCAGGTATCCAGACCCCGAACTGCATAAGGACAACGGTCTTTGACGCTCTTGCCCTAAATTACCGGGCGTTTCTCGTTGAAGATGCCGTAGCTGCCCAGAACGAGGAGATACACCGGTCGAACTGCCGGGATATGGCGGCCATCGGGGTCGGGATGCTGAAGGCAGCAGATGTGGAGGAACTGATCCGCCCTGCCCGGTAA